A single Streptomyces sp. Edi2 DNA region contains:
- a CDS encoding SDR family oxidoreductase, which produces MAENTEPARIARTTPRARAGQVGGTATADRPTLPAPASRGGQSAQTAPTPQEARQGGAPHRKVAVVTGAGSGIGRAVAHALIAAHWTVVLAGRRAQALAETSRLAGPLDAGGPAVLTVPTDVTRPDEVDALFAAAREHFGRVDLLFNNAGTFGRAVPLEELSADDWRAVVDVNLTGSFLCAQAAFRAMKSQEPQGGRIINNGSVSAHAPRPHSVAYTATKHAMTGLTKSLSLDGRPYGIACGQIDIGNAATEMTGPMQTGTLQANGQLAVEPVMDAADVARTVVHMAELPLTANVQFATVMATTMPYIGRG; this is translated from the coding sequence ATGGCAGAGAACACAGAGCCGGCACGGATCGCGCGGACGACGCCGAGGGCACGGGCCGGGCAGGTGGGCGGCACGGCAACCGCGGACCGGCCCACGCTGCCGGCACCGGCCTCGCGGGGCGGGCAGAGCGCGCAGACGGCACCGACACCGCAGGAGGCACGGCAGGGCGGGGCCCCGCACCGGAAGGTGGCCGTGGTCACCGGCGCCGGCTCCGGCATCGGACGGGCGGTCGCCCATGCGCTGATCGCCGCCCACTGGACGGTGGTCCTGGCCGGGCGGCGCGCGCAGGCACTGGCCGAGACCTCCCGGCTGGCGGGCCCGCTGGACGCCGGCGGCCCCGCGGTCCTGACGGTGCCGACCGATGTCACCCGCCCCGACGAGGTCGACGCCCTCTTCGCCGCCGCCCGCGAACACTTCGGCCGGGTCGATCTGCTCTTCAACAACGCGGGCACGTTCGGCCGGGCGGTGCCGCTGGAGGAGCTGTCCGCTGACGACTGGCGTGCGGTCGTGGACGTCAACCTCACCGGCTCCTTCCTCTGCGCCCAGGCCGCGTTCCGCGCCATGAAGTCCCAGGAGCCGCAGGGCGGACGCATCATCAACAACGGCTCGGTCTCCGCGCACGCGCCGCGCCCGCACTCCGTCGCGTACACCGCCACCAAGCACGCGATGACCGGTCTGACCAAGTCGCTCTCCCTGGACGGCCGTCCGTACGGCATCGCCTGCGGCCAGATCGACATCGGCAACGCGGCGACCGAGATGACCGGCCCGATGCAGACCGGCACTCTGCAGGCGAACGGCCAACTGGCGGTGGAGCCGGTGATGGACGCGGCGGACGTGGCCCGCACGGTGGTGCACATGGCGGAGCTGCCGCTGACCGCCAATGTGCAGTTCGCGACGGTGATGGCGACCACCATGCCGTATATCGGGCGGGGTTGA
- a CDS encoding serine hydrolase, with amino-acid sequence MERLVRGVRALPEGRPPWAPGVVVLAGRGPVVAAEAAAGWALRYRAYDPERERGLDLPRDLWEPMRVGTVFDLASLSKLFTAIAAVQQIERGRLALDDEVRADLPAFAPGITVRQLLTHTSGLAPELPFHDHRTRAAQLALLWAEAASPSGRPGTAHRYSDLNLIALQLLLEQRTGHRLDALIRDGITGPLGMASTSYGPLAPQGVAATEDQRRPWAKADRGLVRGEVHDENAWALGGVAGHAGLFSTAQDLAVLCRTLLNGGAYGTARILGPDTVAALLDPPGLGFGVDQPYFMGELAGRGAAGHTGFTGTSLVLDRATDTFLVLLANTVHPRRHNGGSAPRAAAATRLARAVSRAT; translated from the coding sequence ATGGAGCGGCTGGTCCGCGGCGTGCGGGCGCTGCCCGAGGGGCGTCCGCCCTGGGCCCCCGGTGTCGTCGTCCTGGCCGGCCGCGGCCCCGTCGTCGCCGCCGAGGCCGCGGCGGGCTGGGCACTGCGCTACCGGGCCTACGACCCCGAGCGAGAGCGCGGCCTCGATCTGCCCCGCGACCTGTGGGAGCCGATGCGGGTCGGCACCGTCTTCGACCTCGCCTCGCTCAGCAAGCTCTTCACCGCCATCGCCGCCGTCCAGCAGATCGAACGCGGCCGGCTGGCCCTCGACGACGAGGTCCGCGCCGACCTGCCCGCCTTCGCCCCCGGCATCACCGTCCGGCAGCTGCTCACCCACACCTCCGGCCTCGCCCCCGAGCTGCCCTTCCACGACCACCGGACCCGCGCCGCCCAACTGGCGCTCCTGTGGGCCGAGGCCGCGTCCCCCAGCGGCCGCCCCGGCACCGCACACCGCTACTCCGACCTCAACCTCATCGCCCTCCAGCTGCTCCTGGAGCAGCGCACCGGACACCGGCTCGACGCCCTGATCCGCGACGGCATCACCGGCCCGCTGGGCATGGCCAGCACCTCCTACGGCCCGCTGGCACCGCAGGGCGTGGCCGCGACCGAGGACCAGCGGCGGCCCTGGGCCAAGGCGGACCGCGGCCTGGTCCGCGGCGAGGTGCACGACGAGAACGCCTGGGCGCTGGGCGGCGTGGCCGGCCACGCGGGCCTGTTCTCCACCGCCCAGGACCTGGCCGTGCTGTGCCGCACCCTGCTCAACGGCGGCGCCTACGGCACGGCCCGGATCCTCGGCCCCGACACCGTCGCCGCCCTCCTCGACCCGCCGGGCCTGGGCTTCGGCGTCGACCAGCCGTACTTCATGGGCGAGTTGGCGGGTCGCGGCGCGGCCGGGCACACCGGCTTCACCGGCACCAGCCTGGTCCTCGACCGGGCCACCGACACCTTCCTCGTTCTCCTCGCCAACACCGTCCACCCCCGCCGCCACAACGGCGGCAGCGCTCCCCGTGCCGCGGCCGCCACCCGGCTGGCCCGCGCGGTCTCCCGCGCCACCTGA
- a CDS encoding bifunctional DNA primase/polymerase, whose translation MERKSRFSQWLRRPKSGSDGGDTDTGSAAARSREDLLLAAADAGFPVAPAAHPSGYGCSCERIGCPTPARHPVSFGWQTVATTDRDKAAAWVRTLPQANFITATGINHDVLDVPAEAGRSALGRLDAAGIDVGPITLSGAGFNGRMLFFTATRGTPDDEDEWWPCELDCHPETMDEHPGLRWHCRGSYVLLPPSALPGDQPAVSWLRGPELALPDPLTLLESLTDACAEFNDREPHHHEAAAWPIGR comes from the coding sequence ATGGAACGCAAGAGCAGGTTCTCCCAGTGGCTGCGCCGGCCGAAGAGCGGATCGGACGGCGGCGATACGGACACGGGATCGGCGGCTGCGCGCAGCCGCGAGGACCTGCTGCTGGCGGCGGCCGACGCGGGCTTCCCGGTGGCTCCGGCGGCGCACCCCTCCGGCTACGGCTGTTCCTGTGAACGCATCGGCTGTCCCACCCCCGCCCGCCATCCCGTCTCGTTCGGCTGGCAGACCGTCGCCACCACCGACCGCGACAAGGCCGCCGCCTGGGTCCGCACCCTCCCGCAGGCCAACTTCATCACCGCCACCGGCATCAACCACGATGTGCTGGACGTCCCCGCCGAGGCGGGCCGCAGCGCCCTGGGACGGCTGGACGCGGCGGGTATCGACGTCGGGCCGATCACCCTCAGCGGCGCCGGTTTCAACGGCCGGATGCTCTTCTTCACCGCCACCCGCGGCACCCCGGACGACGAGGACGAGTGGTGGCCCTGCGAGCTGGACTGCCACCCCGAGACCATGGACGAGCACCCGGGGCTGCGCTGGCACTGCCGCGGCAGCTATGTGCTGCTGCCGCCCTCGGCGCTGCCCGGCGACCAGCCCGCGGTGAGCTGGCTGCGCGGCCCCGAGCTGGCCCTGCCCGACCCGCTGACGCTGCTGGAATCGCTCACCGACGCCTGCGCGGAGTTCAACGACCGCGAGCCGCACCACCACGAGGCGGCGGCCTGGCCGATCGGCCGCTGA
- a CDS encoding DUF4158 domain-containing protein, producing the protein MPVEFLTDEQAASYGKFNEEPTRPELERFFFLDDEDRKRVEGAGGVDWRRGCWPG; encoded by the coding sequence ATGCCAGTGGAGTTCTTGACCGACGAGCAGGCGGCTTCGTACGGGAAGTTCAACGAGGAGCCGACGCGGCCGGAGCTGGAGCGGTTCTTCTTCCTCGATGACGAGGACCGCAAACGAGTCGAAGGCGCTGGCGGCGTCGACTGGCGGCGCGGGTGCTGGCCGGGGTGA
- a CDS encoding multidrug effflux MFS transporter — MTEPGAADSTDLPAIAERDAAAAPHTPAPLPASRRTGLLVTLILGGLTAVPPLSMDMYLPALPQVTAALHSPAATVQLTLTTCLAGMALGQMIVGPMSDKWGRRRPLLAGMVIYILATALCAFAPTAELLIGCRLLQGLAGSAGIVIARAVVRDLYDGVAMARFFSTLMLISGAAPVVAPLIGGQILRITDWRGVFVVLTVVGVALTLLVWRKLDETLPPARRHPGGLGQALRTMRDLLADRAFSGYLLVGAFGFAALFAYISASPFVIQEIYGASPQTFSLLFGLNSVGLVCVGQFNGKVLVGRVSLDKVLGTGLAVIALAAAGLLVMSSGVFGRPGLVPVAAGLFVLMSAMGLVMPSTNTLALLRTPHAAGSASALLGTSTFLLGSVASPLVGIAGERTALPMALVQLSCAILALVSFLGMCRPWQRRGESNGSTAGERTRL, encoded by the coding sequence ATGACGGAGCCCGGCGCGGCCGATTCCACGGACCTTCCCGCCATAGCCGAGCGGGACGCGGCAGCAGCACCGCACACACCGGCCCCGCTGCCCGCGTCCCGCCGCACCGGCCTCCTCGTCACCCTCATCCTCGGCGGCCTCACGGCGGTCCCGCCGCTCTCCATGGACATGTATCTGCCGGCCCTGCCGCAGGTCACCGCGGCCCTGCACAGCCCGGCCGCCACCGTCCAGCTCACCTTGACCACCTGCCTGGCGGGCATGGCGCTGGGCCAGATGATCGTCGGCCCGATGAGCGACAAGTGGGGCCGCCGCCGCCCGCTGCTGGCCGGCATGGTGATCTACATCCTGGCGACCGCGCTGTGCGCGTTCGCCCCCACCGCCGAACTCCTCATCGGCTGCCGCCTGTTGCAGGGCCTGGCGGGCTCCGCCGGGATCGTCATCGCCCGGGCGGTGGTCCGCGATCTGTACGACGGCGTGGCGATGGCACGGTTCTTCTCCACCCTGATGCTGATCTCCGGAGCGGCGCCGGTGGTCGCCCCGCTCATCGGCGGCCAGATCCTCCGGATCACCGACTGGCGCGGCGTGTTCGTCGTCCTCACGGTCGTCGGGGTGGCGCTCACCCTCCTGGTGTGGCGCAAGCTCGACGAGACCCTGCCGCCCGCCCGCCGCCACCCCGGCGGCCTCGGCCAGGCCCTGCGCACCATGCGCGACCTGCTCGCCGACCGCGCCTTCTCCGGCTACCTCCTCGTCGGCGCCTTCGGCTTCGCCGCGCTCTTCGCCTATATCTCCGCCTCGCCGTTCGTCATCCAGGAGATCTACGGCGCCTCCCCGCAGACCTTCAGCCTGCTCTTCGGCCTCAACTCGGTCGGCCTGGTGTGTGTCGGCCAGTTCAACGGCAAGGTCCTGGTCGGCCGGGTCAGCCTCGACAAGGTGCTCGGCACCGGACTGGCCGTGATCGCGCTCGCCGCCGCCGGGCTGCTGGTGATGTCCTCCGGCGTCTTCGGCCGTCCCGGCCTGGTCCCGGTGGCCGCCGGCCTCTTCGTCCTCATGTCGGCGATGGGCCTGGTCATGCCGAGCACCAACACGCTCGCGCTGCTGCGCACCCCGCATGCGGCCGGCTCCGCCTCCGCGCTGCTGGGCACCTCCACCTTCCTGCTCGGCTCGGTGGCCTCGCCGCTGGTGGGCATCGCGGGCGAGCGAACGGCCCTGCCGATGGCCCTCGTACAGCTCTCCTGCGCCATATTGGCGCTCGTGAGCTTCCTGGGAATGTGCCGCCCGTGGCAGCGTAGGGGGGAGAGCAACGGGAGCACGGCCGGCGAGAGGACCAGGCTCTGA
- a CDS encoding DUF5994 family protein: MTATILFTSAVEERTFSLPLRLTLASTDTPGALLDGAWWPRSRDLAAELPALTAVLDPLWGRITHVTVNPTLWPVIPRKVPVDGHVVSVGWFKAEQDPHKLLLLSYTVGRWDLLVIPPQTDPAIAAWLMTAATGPLRSRTASDLLERAEFHRIVTEADQAREAVWDSEGGHGARATAPAHSA; encoded by the coding sequence ATGACCGCGACCATTCTGTTTACGTCGGCGGTCGAGGAGCGGACTTTTTCGCTGCCGCTGCGTCTCACGCTCGCCTCAACGGACACCCCTGGTGCTCTTCTGGACGGTGCCTGGTGGCCCCGCTCCCGCGACCTGGCGGCGGAACTTCCTGCGTTGACAGCGGTGCTGGATCCCCTTTGGGGGCGCATCACGCATGTCACGGTGAACCCGACCCTGTGGCCGGTCATCCCACGGAAGGTGCCCGTTGATGGGCACGTGGTGAGCGTCGGCTGGTTCAAGGCCGAGCAAGACCCCCACAAGCTGTTGCTGCTCTCCTACACCGTCGGCCGCTGGGACCTGCTGGTGATTCCGCCGCAGACGGATCCGGCCATCGCCGCCTGGCTGATGACCGCGGCTACCGGTCCGCTGCGCAGCCGCACAGCGAGTGATCTGCTGGAGAGGGCCGAATTCCACCGGATCGTGACAGAAGCCGACCAGGCCCGAGAAGCGGTCTGGGACTCCGAGGGCGGCCATGGTGCCCGTGCGACGGCGCCGGCTCACTCAGCGTGA
- a CDS encoding DUF4429 domain-containing protein: MAELMVRDGTWTFDDEAVRIVPGHERGVHKLRQDLGEFTVPLIAIAGIAYEPARKGGRLRLRLREGADPLLQATGGGLPDEANPYQMAVDAARVDVAEYFVDAVRQALLLEQIPDGPADRYLLPGPSVPLSAAGVDGIASFDGERVHLEWRWNTSETKRNQGPRDFALADLEAVEWRAAAGLESGYLRFRTHGSADRIAPEHDPHAIELWGFKKESGTTALLAAAVAARLPHPSAGPGKALTANAPALSASPALPAAAAPAPAAPPAAGAAPADDHDALLRRLRELGELRREGILTEEEFTATKAAVLQRFHTAD, encoded by the coding sequence ATGGCTGAACTGATGGTGCGCGACGGCACCTGGACCTTCGACGACGAGGCCGTGCGGATCGTGCCGGGGCACGAGCGCGGAGTGCACAAACTACGTCAGGATCTCGGCGAGTTCACCGTGCCGCTGATCGCGATAGCCGGGATCGCCTACGAACCGGCCCGCAAGGGCGGCCGGCTGCGACTGCGACTGCGGGAGGGCGCCGATCCGCTGCTGCAGGCCACCGGTGGCGGGCTGCCGGACGAGGCGAACCCGTACCAGATGGCCGTGGACGCCGCGCGGGTCGATGTCGCCGAGTACTTCGTGGACGCGGTGCGCCAGGCCCTGCTGCTGGAGCAGATTCCGGACGGGCCCGCCGACCGCTATCTGCTGCCCGGACCGTCCGTCCCGCTGTCGGCCGCCGGGGTGGACGGCATCGCCTCCTTCGACGGTGAGCGGGTGCACCTCGAATGGCGCTGGAACACCAGCGAGACCAAGCGCAACCAGGGCCCCAGGGACTTTGCGCTGGCCGATCTGGAAGCGGTGGAGTGGCGGGCCGCCGCCGGGCTGGAGTCCGGCTATCTCCGCTTCCGGACGCACGGGTCGGCCGACCGGATCGCGCCGGAGCACGACCCCCATGCCATCGAACTGTGGGGCTTCAAGAAGGAGAGCGGCACGACGGCGCTGCTGGCGGCCGCGGTCGCGGCGCGGCTGCCGCACCCGTCGGCCGGCCCCGGCAAGGCCCTGACGGCGAACGCGCCGGCCCTGTCTGCCTCCCCGGCCCTGCCGGCCGCCGCGGCACCCGCCCCGGCCGCTCCCCCGGCAGCCGGCGCGGCCCCCGCCGACGACCATGACGCCCTGCTGCGCCGGCTGCGCGAACTGGGCGAGCTGCGCCGGGAGGGCATCCTCACCGAGGAGGAGTTCACCGCCACGAAGGCCGCGGTGCTGCAGCGCTTCCACACCGCGGACTGA
- a CDS encoding TetR/AcrR family transcriptional regulator produces MADKAAPDPTRRSERSRRAIFDAALALVGEVGYDKLTIEGVASRAGVGKQTIYRWWPSKAAVLLDAFTVGVDDYSAQGLPDTGDLAADLKFVLRATVDEFNDPAFQAPYRALAAAGANDEELSRTFVARLMEPGIQVYVDRLRAAREAGEIADGVDVRIAVEMLLSPFSQRWLMRTGELTYDFVDTLVDQVLRGLRPRG; encoded by the coding sequence ATGGCCGACAAAGCAGCCCCCGACCCCACCCGCCGCAGCGAACGCTCCCGCCGGGCGATCTTCGATGCCGCCCTCGCCCTCGTCGGTGAGGTGGGCTACGACAAGCTCACGATCGAAGGCGTCGCCTCCCGGGCCGGGGTCGGCAAGCAGACGATCTACCGCTGGTGGCCCTCCAAGGCCGCCGTCCTGCTGGATGCCTTCACCGTCGGCGTCGACGACTACTCCGCGCAGGGTCTCCCGGACACCGGCGACCTGGCCGCGGACCTGAAGTTCGTGCTGCGTGCCACGGTCGACGAATTCAACGATCCGGCGTTCCAGGCCCCTTATCGCGCCCTCGCGGCCGCCGGCGCCAACGACGAGGAGCTTTCCCGTACCTTCGTCGCGCGGCTGATGGAGCCCGGCATCCAGGTCTACGTCGACCGGCTGCGGGCAGCTCGGGAGGCCGGCGAGATCGCCGACGGCGTCGATGTGCGGATCGCCGTCGAGATGCTGCTGAGTCCCTTCTCACAGCGCTGGCTGATGCGTACCGGCGAATTGACCTACGACTTTGTCGACACCCTTGTCGACCAGGTGCTGCGCGGCCTGCGGCCACGCGGCTGA
- a CDS encoding small ribosomal subunit Rsm22 family protein, whose amino-acid sequence MHEELRAALAGLLDGLPPKQAAQAVERLIANYRGRTPTDAPVLRDRADVAAYAAYRMPATFEAVRAALAAFAARVPDWSPATHVDIGGGTGAATWATAAIWEGPRSTVLDWAQPALDLGRELAAKTLPDTTWQRATIGEGLAVPAGTDLVTVSYVLGELRPEDRRAVVAAAATAARTVVLIEPGTPEGYLRIREARTQLTEAGLRIVAPCPHGDTCPIVPLVPGAGEPPAAAGGDWCHFAARVNRSSLHRQVKGGTLPYEDEKFSYVAATTLDATPAPARIIRKPQLRKGQVLLDLCTTQDGLQRTTVTKRHGTHYRAARDASWGDDWS is encoded by the coding sequence ATGCACGAGGAACTGCGCGCCGCGCTGGCGGGCCTGCTCGACGGCCTGCCGCCCAAACAGGCCGCGCAGGCCGTCGAGCGGCTGATCGCCAACTACCGGGGACGTACCCCCACCGACGCCCCGGTCCTGCGCGACCGCGCGGATGTGGCCGCGTACGCCGCCTACCGCATGCCGGCCACCTTCGAGGCGGTACGGGCGGCGCTGGCCGCGTTCGCCGCGCGGGTCCCGGACTGGTCCCCGGCCACCCATGTCGACATCGGCGGTGGCACCGGCGCCGCCACCTGGGCCACCGCGGCCATCTGGGAAGGCCCCCGCAGCACCGTCCTGGACTGGGCACAGCCCGCCCTCGACCTCGGCAGGGAACTGGCCGCCAAGACCCTCCCCGACACCACCTGGCAGCGGGCGACCATCGGCGAGGGCCTGGCGGTCCCCGCCGGCACGGACCTGGTCACCGTCTCCTACGTCCTGGGGGAGCTGCGCCCCGAGGACCGCCGCGCTGTCGTCGCCGCGGCGGCCACCGCGGCCCGTACCGTCGTCCTGATCGAACCCGGCACCCCCGAGGGCTACCTCCGCATCCGCGAGGCCCGCACCCAGCTCACCGAGGCCGGATTGCGCATCGTCGCCCCCTGCCCGCACGGCGACACCTGCCCGATCGTCCCGCTTGTCCCCGGGGCGGGGGAGCCCCCAGCGGCAGCTGGGGGAGACTGGTGCCACTTCGCCGCCCGGGTCAACCGCTCCTCGCTCCACCGCCAGGTGAAGGGCGGCACCCTCCCGTACGAGGACGAAAAGTTCAGCTACGTGGCCGCGACCACCCTCGACGCCACCCCCGCCCCCGCCCGCATCATCCGCAAGCCCCAACTCCGCAAGGGCCAGGTCCTCCTGGACCTCTGCACGACGCAGGACGGCCTGCAGCGCACCACGGTGACCAAGCGGCACGGCACCCACTACCGCGCCGCCCGCGACGCCTCCTGGGGCGACGACTGGTCCTGA
- a CDS encoding DUF6243 family protein, whose amino-acid sequence MSKGNAGGMLGVGGTRAKLSRGALRGGGTADRGGRGRLDAQERRRELLRRFQERAQEE is encoded by the coding sequence ATGAGCAAGGGAAACGCGGGCGGGATGCTCGGGGTCGGCGGCACCCGCGCCAAGCTCTCGCGCGGCGCGCTGCGCGGCGGCGGCACCGCGGACCGCGGCGGCCGGGGGCGGCTCGATGCCCAGGAAAGGCGCCGTGAGCTGCTGCGCAGGTTCCAGGAGCGGGCGCAGGAGGAGTGA
- a CDS encoding MerR family transcriptional regulator, producing MTADDSFGRLDDDDYPAYTMGRAAEMLGASPSFLRALGEARLITPLRSAGGHRRYSRYQLRIAARARELVDHGTPIESACRIVILEDQLEEAQRINAEHRNAAGSSNPTTAV from the coding sequence ATGACAGCAGACGATTCCTTCGGCCGTCTCGATGACGACGACTACCCCGCCTACACCATGGGCCGGGCCGCCGAGATGCTCGGTGCGAGCCCCAGCTTCCTGCGCGCCCTCGGCGAAGCCCGCCTGATCACTCCGCTGCGCTCCGCCGGCGGCCACCGCCGCTACTCCCGCTACCAGTTGCGCATCGCCGCCCGCGCCCGCGAGCTGGTCGACCACGGCACGCCCATCGAGTCCGCCTGCCGCATCGTCATTCTCGAAGACCAGCTCGAAGAAGCCCAGCGCATCAACGCCGAACACCGCAACGCTGCCGGATCCTCGAACCCGACGACCGCCGTCTGA
- a CDS encoding GAF domain-containing SpoIIE family protein phosphatase, with protein MTAGESQPEKGTVDRSEGFGERLLGVLLDQAHEMPPHLIAPLIVEVVAGVGGRDVSVLLQDYEQLMLVPLPGRRLTVGERAPIDGSPAGSAFRSGTPVEVPQADGVRIYLPLLGGSDQVGVLALTLDTVVDDDRRLLHRLAGLAAHMLVAKNSYTDQFFQTRRREPMSVAAEIQWSLLPPLSMSTPQVAVAGILEPAYKVAGDSFDYALNDDILHVATVDAMGHGLDAATMATVAIGAYRHARRTDVGLSEIYAFMDRAIAGQFGPEHFVTAQMMRLNVATGHLQWVNAGHPAPLLIRNHQVVRQLHSPTTLPVGFGGDEPQLSEQTLQVGDRVLCFTDGLIEEHDVRGEQFGEEQLIAWVNRIEHAEEGVRAAVRSLSHTLIRERGGITSDDATLFLIEWRGGAADHLATLE; from the coding sequence GTGACGGCAGGAGAGTCGCAGCCCGAAAAGGGCACGGTGGACCGGTCGGAAGGATTCGGTGAGCGGCTGCTGGGGGTGCTGCTGGACCAGGCCCACGAGATGCCACCGCATCTGATCGCCCCGCTGATCGTGGAGGTGGTGGCCGGGGTCGGGGGCCGTGATGTCTCGGTCCTCCTGCAGGACTACGAACAACTGATGCTGGTGCCGCTGCCGGGTAGGCGGCTGACCGTCGGCGAGCGCGCGCCGATTGATGGTTCCCCCGCCGGCTCGGCCTTCCGGAGCGGAACCCCCGTCGAGGTGCCGCAGGCAGACGGCGTGCGGATCTACCTGCCGTTGCTGGGCGGCAGCGACCAGGTGGGGGTGCTGGCGCTCACCCTGGACACCGTCGTCGACGACGACCGGCGGCTGCTGCACCGGCTGGCCGGCCTGGCCGCCCACATGCTGGTCGCCAAGAACAGCTACACCGACCAGTTCTTCCAGACCCGACGGCGCGAGCCGATGAGCGTGGCCGCGGAGATCCAGTGGTCCCTGCTGCCCCCGCTGTCGATGTCCACCCCGCAGGTCGCGGTAGCCGGCATCCTCGAACCCGCCTACAAGGTCGCCGGCGACAGCTTCGACTACGCCCTCAACGACGACATCCTGCACGTCGCCACGGTCGATGCGATGGGCCACGGCCTGGACGCCGCCACCATGGCGACCGTCGCCATCGGCGCCTATCGGCACGCCCGCCGCACCGATGTCGGGCTGTCCGAGATCTACGCGTTCATGGACCGAGCCATCGCCGGGCAGTTCGGGCCCGAGCACTTCGTCACCGCACAGATGATGCGCCTGAACGTTGCGACAGGCCACCTGCAATGGGTCAACGCCGGCCACCCTGCGCCGCTGCTGATTCGCAACCACCAGGTCGTCCGGCAACTGCACAGCCCCACCACCTTGCCGGTCGGCTTCGGCGGCGACGAGCCCCAGCTCAGCGAGCAGACACTCCAGGTCGGCGACCGGGTGCTGTGCTTCACCGACGGCCTGATCGAGGAGCACGATGTCCGCGGCGAACAGTTCGGCGAGGAGCAACTCATCGCCTGGGTCAACCGCATCGAGCACGCCGAGGAAGGGGTCCGGGCGGCGGTGCGCTCCCTCTCCCACACCCTGATCCGGGAGCGGGGCGGGATCACCAGCGACGACGCGACCCTCTTCCTGATCGAGTGGCGCGGGGGTGCCGCCGACCACCTCGCCACCCTGGAATGA
- a CDS encoding recombinase family protein produces MDLTPDRAASAVERHDCPNCDAPAGSACRTRGGKTAAKYHTPRFVLVPALREELEVLVPADRHPGRAWKQGPALAVVPAPRTERPVRIGYARTSTARQELASQLEALHRAECHKVFKEQISTRVKVRPELEKALALAHQFKEAAPETPVILTVHELKRLARNAAELMALSAELQAGGIQLELLTGPLTGIYDPNGMGAMFFAVLAVAGQIERNYIREKTLEGQVIAASKGNHGGRPKVIDDDMLTFAVALKDKGVPVPEIAKKLTIRMGKNAGKSPSVASLYRALAEAEAAAVDDGLPLRPKPVRIRRPDDPLTPEEIDLRERLQAQPHPNAETR; encoded by the coding sequence ATGGATCTCACGCCCGATCGGGCCGCATCGGCGGTAGAACGTCACGACTGTCCGAACTGTGACGCCCCCGCGGGCAGCGCTTGTCGCACCCGCGGCGGGAAGACCGCTGCGAAGTACCACACCCCGCGCTTCGTCCTTGTCCCCGCGCTCCGCGAGGAACTGGAAGTGCTCGTCCCCGCCGACCGCCACCCGGGCCGCGCGTGGAAGCAGGGCCCAGCGCTCGCCGTCGTGCCCGCGCCCCGCACCGAGCGCCCGGTCCGCATCGGGTACGCCAGGACGTCCACCGCCCGGCAGGAGCTGGCGAGCCAGCTCGAAGCCCTCCACCGCGCCGAGTGCCACAAGGTCTTCAAGGAACAGATCAGCACCCGGGTCAAGGTCCGTCCCGAGCTGGAGAAGGCGCTCGCCCTGGCCCACCAGTTCAAAGAGGCCGCCCCGGAGACGCCCGTCATCCTCACGGTGCACGAGCTCAAGCGCCTCGCCCGCAACGCGGCCGAACTGATGGCGCTGTCCGCCGAGCTCCAGGCCGGCGGCATCCAGCTCGAACTCCTCACCGGCCCGCTCACCGGGATCTACGACCCCAACGGCATGGGCGCCATGTTCTTCGCCGTCCTCGCCGTCGCCGGGCAGATCGAGCGCAACTACATCCGGGAGAAGACCCTCGAAGGCCAGGTCATCGCCGCGTCCAAGGGCAACCACGGCGGACGCCCGAAGGTCATCGACGACGACATGCTCACCTTCGCCGTCGCGCTGAAGGACAAGGGCGTTCCCGTCCCGGAGATCGCGAAGAAGCTGACGATCAGGATGGGCAAGAACGCGGGCAAGTCCCCCTCGGTCGCCTCGCTCTACCGGGCGCTCGCGGAAGCCGAGGCCGCCGCGGTCGACGACGGCCTGCCGCTGCGGCCCAAGCCCGTCCGCATCCGTCGGCCCGACGACCCGCTCACCCCCGAGGAGATCGACCTCCGCGAACGGCTCCAGGCTCAGCCCCACCCGAACGCCGAGACCCGGTAG